Proteins encoded within one genomic window of Haloimpatiens massiliensis:
- a CDS encoding MATE family efflux transporter, translating to MEKISRLFTAKDMTEGTPWKRIVEFSIPMLIGNVAQQLYNTADSIIVGKYVGDNALAAVGSAAPILNLLLVLFVGIATGAGIMVAQYFGAKKRKQLSHTIGVCMTLTAIASVIIMIVGPIVTRPLLLLLKTPASIIDWCTKYLIIYYVGIAGFAYYNILAGVLRGLGDSVSALVFLIISTILNVILDIWFVAGMGLGVPGVAIATVVAQGISAVLCIIKLSKMRSVFDFNLKMLKVEKDYSLQLIKLGLPSGLTQAIFSLAMIVVQSLTNSFGEMVIACNVIVMRVDGFAMMPNFTFGTAMTTYAGQNIGARKMDRVEKGTKDGTMIAVGVSTTITILILIFGKYLMGIFTDTKELVDLSMHMMKILALGYIAMAVTQSLSGVMRGAGDTMTPMWISLITTVIVRVPVAYGIAYLTRSAAYPTGRPESTFISLLVSWTLGAIITTIFFKKGKWRNKGFAESLK from the coding sequence ATGGAAAAAATTTCTAGATTATTTACAGCAAAGGATATGACTGAGGGCACACCATGGAAAAGAATTGTTGAATTTTCCATACCGATGCTAATTGGAAACGTAGCTCAGCAGCTTTATAACACAGCTGATTCTATTATTGTAGGAAAATATGTAGGTGATAATGCTCTTGCTGCAGTTGGCAGTGCAGCTCCAATACTAAATCTTTTACTTGTGCTTTTTGTTGGAATTGCAACAGGAGCAGGCATTATGGTTGCTCAATATTTTGGAGCAAAAAAACGTAAGCAATTATCCCATACCATTGGTGTTTGTATGACACTTACTGCTATTGCTTCTGTAATAATAATGATTGTAGGACCTATTGTTACACGTCCACTGCTTTTATTATTAAAAACACCAGCTTCTATAATTGATTGGTGTACAAAATACCTTATCATTTATTATGTAGGTATTGCAGGCTTTGCTTATTATAACATTTTAGCAGGAGTTCTTCGTGGGCTAGGTGACTCTGTATCTGCACTTGTATTTTTGATTATTTCTACAATTTTAAATGTTATATTGGATATTTGGTTTGTTGCAGGTATGGGCTTGGGAGTCCCAGGAGTTGCCATTGCAACTGTTGTTGCTCAAGGAATATCAGCGGTGCTTTGTATTATTAAATTATCAAAAATGAGGAGTGTATTTGACTTTAATTTAAAAATGTTGAAAGTTGAGAAGGACTACTCCCTTCAACTTATAAAACTGGGATTACCATCTGGATTAACTCAGGCAATATTTTCCCTTGCCATGATAGTTGTACAATCCTTAACTAATAGTTTTGGAGAAATGGTTATTGCTTGTAATGTAATAGTTATGCGTGTAGATGGATTTGCTATGATGCCTAACTTTACTTTTGGAACTGCTATGACAACTTATGCTGGTCAAAATATTGGAGCTAGAAAAATGGATAGAGTAGAAAAGGGAACTAAGGACGGTACGATGATTGCAGTTGGAGTGTCCACTACTATAACAATTCTAATTTTGATTTTTGGAAAATATCTTATGGGAATTTTTACTGATACAAAAGAGCTAGTTGATTTAAGTATGCATATGATGAAAATTCTTGCCCTAGGGTATATTGCAATGGCTGTAACCCAAAGTTTATCAGGTGTTATGAGAGGCGCTGGAGATACAATGACACCTATGTGGATTTCACTAATTACTACAGTTATTGTGCGTGTTCCTGTGGCTTATGGAATTGCTTATCTTACTAGAAGTGCAGCATATCCTACAGGAAGACCTGAATCTACATTTATTTCACTGCTTGTCTCATGGACACTAGGAGCTATTATAACTACAATTTTCTTTAAAAAGGGAAAGTGGAGAAATAAGGGTTTTGCTGAAAGTTTAAAGTAA
- a CDS encoding MATE family efflux transporter yields the protein MRQKNDFTQGSVSKRILNLALPMTLAQLINILYNIVDRMYIGRIPNASTLALTGIGITLPIITIVMAFANLFGMGGAPLCSIARGRGDIDEAEKIMGNSFSLLIIFGTLLTILGLLFKRPLLFLFGSSNSTFSYANDYITIYLLGSIFVMISLGMNSFINSQGFGRIGMMTILLGAITNIILDPIFIFLFNMGVKGAALATIISQFLSCFWVLKFLTGRDAILKLKLENFKINLSILKRIVFLGLSGFIMALTNSVVQIVCNITLQTYGGDLYIGIMTIINSVREIIIMPVRGITNGSQPILGFNYGAKKYDRVRSGIKFMSIVCILYTTIIWIVLRAFPEFFIRIFNNNPELIKKGIPAMNTYFFGFFMMSLQFSGQSTYVALGKSKHAITFTLLRKIIIVVPLTLILPKMFNLGTKGVFLAEPISNFLGGLACYVTMLLTVWPRLKENNQCCNESSIS from the coding sequence ATGAGACAAAAAAATGATTTTACTCAAGGAAGTGTTTCGAAACGCATATTAAATCTAGCTTTACCAATGACTTTAGCACAACTTATAAATATACTTTATAATATTGTAGATCGTATGTACATTGGTAGAATTCCCAATGCATCAACTCTAGCTCTTACTGGCATTGGTATTACACTTCCTATTATTACAATAGTAATGGCTTTTGCTAATCTTTTTGGAATGGGTGGCGCGCCACTTTGTTCTATTGCTCGAGGTAGAGGGGATATAGACGAAGCTGAAAAAATTATGGGCAATTCTTTTTCACTTTTAATTATATTTGGTACTTTGCTTACTATATTAGGACTACTATTTAAGAGGCCTTTGCTATTTCTTTTTGGTTCTAGCAATTCTACATTCTCATATGCAAATGACTATATTACAATTTATTTGCTTGGAAGTATCTTTGTTATGATTAGCCTTGGCATGAATAGTTTCATAAACTCTCAGGGGTTCGGAAGAATAGGCATGATGACTATCCTGCTAGGTGCTATTACAAACATTATATTAGATCCTATTTTTATATTTTTATTTAATATGGGAGTAAAAGGCGCCGCATTAGCTACTATAATATCGCAATTTTTATCATGCTTTTGGGTTTTAAAATTTTTGACTGGAAGAGATGCAATTCTCAAACTTAAACTTGAAAATTTTAAAATAAATCTATCAATACTAAAGAGAATTGTTTTTCTTGGATTATCTGGTTTTATTATGGCTCTTACCAATAGTGTTGTACAAATTGTTTGTAATATTACTTTACAAACCTATGGTGGAGATTTGTATATAGGCATTATGACCATTATTAACTCTGTTCGTGAAATTATTATAATGCCTGTAAGAGGCATTACTAACGGTTCTCAACCAATTTTAGGTTTTAATTATGGTGCAAAAAAATATGACAGAGTTAGAAGTGGAATTAAATTCATGTCCATAGTTTGTATATTATATACAACTATAATATGGATTGTTCTAAGAGCTTTTCCTGAATTTTTTATAAGAATATTTAATAATAACCCTGAATTAATAAAAAAAGGTATTCCTGCAATGAATACGTACTTCTTTGGTTTCTTTATGATGTCCTTACAATTTTCAGGGCAATCAACTTATGTTGCCCTTGGTAAATCTAAGCATGCAATAACTTTTACACTATTACGTAAAATAATTATTGTAGTCCCACTTACATTAATTCTACCTAAAATGTTCAATTTAGGTACTAAGGGAGTTTTCTTAGCTGAACCTATTTCTAACTTTTTAGGAGGACTAGCTTGCTATGTAACAATGCTGCTTACAGTTTGGCCACGTCTTAAAGAAAATAACCAATGCTGTAATGAATCGAGTATATCCTAG
- the dagF gene encoding 2-dehydro-3-deoxy-phosphogluconate aldolase, whose amino-acid sequence MAGKKINFYNGRVAINVLAKDIDNAKEVVEVIDGHVAVGVLSKQFNNAEEGIVEVNKWLKEIPTVSVGLGSGDPMQWEKAAKIGAATDAGHINEVFTGAPVAVGMLMANNAQNTMVNSLISPTGIVGKVKISTGPASQNGEAAIVDVETAVLMLKDMGVHSVKFFPMGGLKSIEELKAVAEACVKYDLLLVEPTGGINLDNFREILKVCLDAGCKRVMPHVYNSIIDKETGKTRVEDVKKIYEIIKELV is encoded by the coding sequence ATGGCAGGAAAAAAAATTAATTTCTATAATGGCAGAGTAGCAATAAATGTTTTAGCAAAGGATATAGATAATGCTAAAGAGGTAGTAGAAGTAATTGATGGGCATGTAGCTGTTGGAGTACTTTCTAAACAATTTAATAATGCAGAAGAAGGTATAGTGGAAGTTAATAAATGGCTTAAAGAGATACCAACAGTTTCAGTGGGACTTGGCTCAGGCGATCCTATGCAATGGGAGAAGGCTGCTAAAATAGGAGCAGCAACAGATGCTGGACACATCAATGAAGTTTTTACAGGAGCACCAGTGGCAGTGGGAATGCTTATGGCAAACAATGCTCAAAATACAATGGTTAATTCACTTATATCACCAACTGGAATAGTAGGAAAAGTTAAAATTTCAACAGGTCCTGCAAGTCAAAATGGAGAAGCAGCTATAGTAGATGTTGAAACAGCTGTATTAATGTTAAAGGATATGGGGGTTCACTCAGTTAAATTTTTCCCAATGGGCGGATTGAAAAGTATAGAGGAGTTAAAAGCAGTGGCAGAAGCTTGTGTAAAATATGATTTACTATTGGTAGAACCAACAGGAGGAATCAATTTAGATAACTTTAGAGAAATATTAAAAGTTTGTTTAGATGCCGGCTGTAAAAGAGTAATGCCTCATGTTTATAATTCAATAATTGATAAAGAAACAGGAAAAACAAGAGTTGAAGATGTGAAAAAGATTTATGAAATTATAAAAGAATTAGTCTAA
- a CDS encoding FtsX-like permease family protein, whose translation MKINNIAIKNIKGNLNKYVMYYLSNVIVVTIFFIFANFIYNKGVSSGNIGDGTIATVSSRLMYLCEFVIVIFTFIFSNYSITSFLKSREKEFGLLSMFGLTKDQIRRYVMFENIIISIASIITGVFFGILFSKLFFLAVSAILDLNAEIPFSVSSKAVKITIVSFFILLNLISFITSFKIKNNNIAELLKGERIPKATPKFSKIKAALAIILIVSGYIVGILSKSAIVATMIPILIVVIIGTKLLFSQFSVYFANKLQNTKKVYYKGINLITLSQIIYKLKDNAKVLFITSILSGITLASAISVYSLQKISLSSMEENCPQDIGIIEQSVNSYKVIPKGKVEDILNKYKFHIKYKNKVELIKAKNNDTVVENKKSTYGIKINKTDFNIMSEDSFNELAKQYNKKSLDLKNGQVIIYTYDLTNDIANQKTELPFKHQRTLNLNIEGSISRFNILNNIKGGIINADEQNTSTIIVNNDDFKKMWNKVSPASKYTYYGYNIKHNLKASNAVKEIKNLVTKGKESFFTERVLGAASMMKVLSMLLFIGTFIAMIFFIATGSILYFKMFNEIQKDKQDFIGLKKIGVTQEEIKKVVSIQSFTMFFLPLTVATLHAAFAVKSVGLLYMKYFAFIGGIYLVLQTIYYLFAKWMYIKQINSWNI comes from the coding sequence ATGAAAATTAACAATATAGCTATTAAAAATATTAAGGGAAACTTAAATAAATATGTTATGTATTATTTAAGTAATGTAATAGTTGTAACTATATTTTTTATATTTGCTAATTTTATATATAATAAAGGTGTGAGTAGTGGAAATATTGGTGATGGGACCATTGCCACTGTATCCAGCCGATTAATGTACTTATGTGAATTTGTAATAGTAATTTTTACTTTTATATTTTCAAATTACTCAATAACGAGTTTTTTAAAGTCTAGAGAAAAAGAGTTTGGACTTTTATCGATGTTTGGATTGACCAAAGACCAAATAAGACGATATGTTATGTTTGAGAATATAATAATTTCCATTGCTTCTATTATTACAGGGGTATTCTTTGGAATTCTATTTTCAAAATTATTCTTTCTAGCTGTGTCTGCAATTTTAGATTTAAACGCAGAAATTCCATTTTCAGTATCAAGTAAAGCTGTAAAAATAACAATAGTAAGTTTTTTTATACTTCTTAATCTTATAAGCTTTATTACAAGTTTCAAAATAAAAAATAATAATATTGCAGAATTATTAAAAGGTGAAAGAATACCTAAGGCTACACCAAAGTTCTCTAAAATAAAAGCAGCACTAGCAATAATACTTATTGTATCTGGATATATTGTAGGCATACTTTCTAAATCGGCTATTGTAGCTACAATGATTCCAATACTTATAGTTGTAATAATAGGCACTAAACTTTTGTTTTCACAATTTAGTGTGTATTTTGCAAATAAACTACAAAATACTAAAAAAGTTTATTATAAAGGTATAAATCTAATAACCTTATCTCAAATTATATATAAATTAAAAGATAATGCAAAAGTATTGTTTATTACATCAATACTTAGTGGAATTACCCTTGCATCAGCTATATCAGTTTATTCACTGCAAAAGATCAGTTTATCTTCAATGGAAGAAAATTGTCCACAGGATATAGGAATTATAGAGCAGAGTGTAAATTCCTATAAAGTTATACCTAAGGGTAAAGTTGAAGATATATTAAATAAGTATAAATTTCATATAAAATATAAAAACAAAGTAGAATTAATAAAAGCGAAAAATAATGATACGGTAGTAGAAAATAAGAAAAGTACTTATGGTATAAAAATAAATAAAACCGATTTTAACATAATGTCAGAGGATAGTTTTAATGAACTTGCAAAACAGTATAATAAGAAATCTTTAGATTTAAAAAATGGACAAGTAATAATATATACTTATGATTTAACTAATGATATAGCTAATCAAAAAACAGAGCTTCCTTTTAAGCATCAGAGGACTTTAAACTTAAATATCGAAGGCTCAATAAGTAGATTTAATATATTAAATAATATAAAAGGTGGAATTATAAATGCAGATGAGCAAAATACTAGTACTATAATTGTTAATAATGATGATTTTAAAAAAATGTGGAATAAAGTTTCACCTGCTAGTAAGTATACTTATTATGGATACAACATTAAACATAATTTAAAAGCTTCTAATGCAGTAAAAGAAATAAAAAATTTAGTTACAAAAGGTAAAGAAAGTTTCTTTACTGAGAGAGTGTTAGGTGCAGCATCAATGATGAAAGTGTTATCTATGCTTTTATTTATAGGAACATTTATTGCAATGATATTTTTCATTGCAACAGGAAGTATATTATATTTTAAAATGTTTAACGAAATTCAGAAAGATAAGCAAGATTTTATAGGATTAAAAAAGATAGGTGTCACACAAGAAGAAATAAAAAAAGTAGTTAGTATTCAAAGTTTTACAATGTTTTTCTTGCCACTTACAGTTGCAACCCTTCATGCTGCTTTTGCAGTAAAATCTGTGGGACTTTTGTATATGAAGTATTTTGCATTTATTGGTGGAATATATTTAGTCCTACAAACAATATATTATCTATTTGCTAAATGGATGTATATTAAACAAATTAATAGTTGGAATATTTAA
- a CDS encoding DUF4310 family protein, producing the protein MENKKKDRLLSFLLKDFSFPLIVGIACAAIFAGTHMYVVHHTGAFNEIFVVQMLDKGLNGGDYAAAAGFATGFLLARVLEGPLVGILDIGGSLLTGVGIGIPAMMLASGIEMPIKSFPLALATGLIIGVLIGALIIVIRKMMPNGIAAGGTGIMMGAGNATGRYLGPLIIISAIQYSIPTGIGAFIGGAIFYKFERPIAGGAIIGAMLLGGLLL; encoded by the coding sequence ATGGAAAATAAGAAAAAAGATAGGTTGTTATCATTTTTACTTAAAGATTTTTCATTTCCTTTAATAGTTGGTATAGCATGTGCGGCTATATTTGCAGGAACTCATATGTATGTTGTACATCATACTGGAGCATTTAATGAAATATTTGTAGTTCAGATGTTAGATAAAGGTCTAAATGGTGGGGATTATGCAGCAGCAGCAGGTTTTGCTACAGGATTTTTACTAGCTAGAGTACTTGAAGGGCCATTAGTTGGAATTTTAGATATAGGTGGGTCACTTTTAACAGGAGTTGGTATTGGTATACCAGCTATGATGTTAGCATCAGGTATTGAAATGCCAATTAAGAGCTTTCCATTAGCATTAGCAACAGGATTAATAATAGGTGTGTTAATAGGAGCTTTAATAATAGTAATAAGAAAAATGATGCCAAATGGAATAGCAGCAGGTGGTACAGGTATTATGATGGGAGCAGGTAATGCTACTGGAAGATATCTAGGTCCATTAATAATCATTTCAGCAATACAATATTCAATTCCAACAGGAATAGGAGCATTTATTGGAGGAGCTATATTTTATAAGTTTGAAAGACCAATAGCTGGAGGAGCAATAATAGGTGCTATGTTATTAGGAGGATTGTTATTATAA
- a CDS encoding GreA/GreB family elongation factor, translating into MNNKLTEENIKKLREELEYRMTVKRAEIAKEKLEAAAHGDRSENAEYKEACANYRENDNRIQYLMTMISTATVIDDENVDKSILGVNSRARIKFIDDDFEDVITLVTTMDLDPENMHISIESDLGKALSGKKAGDVVEVNAPGEKYSVEVLEIL; encoded by the coding sequence ATGAATAATAAACTGACAGAAGAAAATATAAAAAAATTAAGAGAAGAATTAGAATATAGAATGACTGTAAAAAGGGCTGAAATTGCAAAAGAAAAATTAGAAGCTGCTGCCCATGGTGATAGGTCTGAAAATGCAGAGTACAAAGAAGCTTGTGCAAACTATAGAGAAAATGATAATAGAATTCAATATTTAATGACCATGATTTCTACAGCAACTGTAATAGATGATGAAAATGTAGATAAATCAATATTAGGAGTTAATAGTAGAGCTAGAATCAAATTCATAGATGATGATTTTGAAGATGTTATAACATTAGTAACTACTATGGATTTAGATCCTGAAAATATGCACATAAGTATAGAATCAGACTTAGGAAAAGCTCTCTCCGGTAAAAAAGCTGGAGATGTAGTTGAAGTTAACGCTCCAGGAGAAAAATATTCAGTAGAAGTATTGGAAATATTGTAA
- a CDS encoding sensor histidine kinase: protein MKFTDFLKDRIAYVIVYFISISLVILIMHLTLFIKIIDFPIINILYAYLVSIVILSIFLLCEYAKVRAFYKRLYETLNSENIIDDIINVGEVRSIEQKIFKDLLKKLHKSYEGKVYKYEDIQKNYSNFINQWVHQMKTPVSVINLILQEQNACEYKEVFDSIGEENEKISQGLNIMLYNARINEFNHDFNVQDIDILLILRKVINDNKKLLIKNKIFPEIIGKSTIVQTDKKWIYFVINQIVINAIKYTIAAEKHKKAINFKIKDGAEKVVVTIEDNGIGIPKEDLGRVFNIFFTGKNGRKTAESTGMGMYLSKRICNELGNELYVESEEGQGTKFYIVFYKGKNIFAL from the coding sequence ATGAAATTTACAGATTTTTTAAAAGATAGAATAGCTTATGTAATAGTTTATTTCATAAGTATATCTTTAGTTATTTTAATAATGCATTTGACCTTATTTATAAAAATAATAGATTTTCCCATAATAAATATATTGTATGCATATCTTGTTTCTATAGTGATACTTAGTATATTTTTATTATGTGAGTACGCAAAAGTAAGAGCATTTTACAAAAGGCTTTATGAAACATTAAATTCTGAAAATATCATAGATGATATTATAAATGTAGGTGAAGTTAGAAGTATAGAGCAAAAAATTTTTAAAGATTTATTGAAAAAGTTACATAAATCATATGAAGGTAAAGTTTATAAATATGAAGACATTCAAAAGAACTATTCAAATTTTATAAATCAATGGGTGCATCAAATGAAGACACCTGTATCTGTAATTAATCTAATACTTCAGGAACAAAATGCATGTGAATACAAGGAAGTTTTTGATAGTATTGGTGAGGAAAATGAAAAAATATCACAAGGTCTTAATATCATGTTATATAATGCAAGAATAAATGAATTTAACCATGATTTTAATGTGCAAGATATAGATATATTATTGATTTTAAGAAAAGTAATAAATGATAATAAAAAATTACTTATTAAGAATAAAATATTTCCTGAAATAATAGGTAAATCTACCATTGTTCAAACAGATAAAAAGTGGATATATTTTGTTATAAATCAAATTGTTATTAATGCAATAAAATATACAATTGCAGCAGAAAAACATAAAAAAGCTATAAACTTTAAAATAAAAGATGGGGCTGAAAAAGTAGTTGTAACCATTGAAGACAATGGCATTGGTATACCAAAAGAAGATTTAGGCAGGGTATTTAATATTTTCTTTACAGGTAAAAATGGTAGAAAGACTGCGGAGTCTACAGGCATGGGCATGTATTTATCAAAACGGATTTGTAATGAGCTTGGAAATGAATTATATGTTGAATCAGAAGAAGGACAAGGAACAAAATTTTATATTGTTTTTTATAAAGGAAAAAATATATTTGCATTGTAA
- a CDS encoding response regulator transcription factor — protein MYSIMIIEDDKKMAELIKNHLERYGYKAFLVKDFSNIKDEFLEYKPHLVLMDINLPFFDGFYWCSEIRVDSKVPIVFISARDSDMDQVMAINNGGDEFITKPFSYDVLLAKIKGVLRRVYGSYAKNHMDFLKIGDFILHTDKNLLEYKGKKTQLSKNEFSLLLHFVKNINKIVSRDTLLEILWSDTDFIDDNTLSVNVTRLRKRLEEVGITNAIETKRGQGYMLTNNW, from the coding sequence TTGTATAGTATTATGATTATAGAAGATGATAAGAAAATGGCTGAACTTATAAAAAATCACTTAGAACGATATGGATATAAAGCATTTCTAGTTAAAGATTTTTCAAATATAAAAGATGAATTTTTGGAGTATAAGCCGCATCTGGTTTTGATGGATATAAACCTTCCTTTTTTTGATGGTTTTTATTGGTGTAGTGAAATAAGAGTTGATTCTAAAGTACCAATAGTATTTATATCAGCTAGAGATTCTGATATGGATCAAGTAATGGCAATAAATAATGGAGGAGATGAGTTTATAACAAAACCATTTTCTTACGATGTGCTATTGGCAAAGATAAAAGGTGTGTTGAGAAGAGTATATGGCAGCTATGCTAAAAATCATATGGATTTTTTAAAAATTGGTGATTTTATATTACATACAGATAAGAATCTTTTAGAATATAAAGGCAAAAAAACTCAACTTAGTAAAAATGAGTTTTCTCTTTTATTGCATTTTGTGAAAAACATAAATAAGATTGTTTCAAGAGATACTTTGCTGGAGATCCTTTGGAGTGATACTGATTTTATTGATGATAATACTCTTTCTGTGAATGTTACACGACTTAGAAAGAGGCTAGAGGAAGTAGGGATTACTAATGCTATAGAGACAAAACGTGGTCAAGGATATATGCTTACTAACAATTGGTAG
- a CDS encoding ABC transporter ATP-binding protein, whose protein sequence is MSILKVENITKIYGGKKGGMTFKALDKFSLEIEKGEFLGVMGPSGSGKTTLLNIMATIDSPTSGELFINGTNPTKLDEKNIALFRRKELGFIFQDFNLLDSLSIKENIILPLVLEKVNVREIENRVEDIAKLLNIKDILNKKPYEISGGQQQRAACARALIHNPSIILADEPTGNLDSKASQDVMETLTNLNNKKEATIMMVTHDPFSASFCKRIIMIKDGKYFLEIVNGGNRQAFFKEIMDSLSLLGSRADNYKL, encoded by the coding sequence ATGTCAATTTTAAAAGTTGAAAATATAACAAAAATATATGGTGGAAAAAAAGGTGGAATGACCTTTAAGGCGTTAGATAAATTTAGTTTGGAAATTGAAAAAGGTGAATTTCTAGGGGTAATGGGTCCCTCTGGTAGTGGTAAAACCACGTTGTTAAATATAATGGCAACAATAGATAGTCCTACATCAGGAGAACTTTTTATAAATGGGACAAATCCTACAAAGTTAGATGAAAAAAATATTGCTTTGTTTAGAAGAAAAGAGCTAGGTTTTATATTTCAAGATTTTAATCTTCTAGACTCCTTATCTATAAAGGAAAATATAATATTACCACTTGTATTAGAAAAAGTTAATGTAAGGGAAATAGAAAATAGAGTGGAAGATATTGCAAAGCTTTTAAATATTAAAGATATTTTAAATAAAAAACCATATGAAATTTCAGGAGGGCAGCAGCAAAGAGCAGCTTGTGCTAGAGCACTTATTCATAATCCTTCTATAATTCTTGCAGATGAACCTACAGGAAATCTAGATTCTAAGGCTTCACAGGATGTTATGGAAACTTTGACAAATTTAAATAACAAAAAAGAAGCCACTATAATGATGGTTACTCACGATCCTTTTTCCGCAAGCTTTTGCAAAAGAATAATTATGATTAAGGATGGAAAATATTTTTTAGAAATTGTAAATGGAGGAAATAGACAAGCATTTTTCAAGGAAATCATGGATTCTCTTTCGCTTTTAGGAAGCAGGGCAGACAATTATAAACTGTAG
- a CDS encoding DgaE family pyridoxal phosphate-dependent ammonia lyase: MNCYEKIGLKRVINASGRMTALGVSTLSDEVAEASKNGGQNYVVINSLIDKAGEIISSYTKTEDSCVTSSASAAIALSIAGLITKGKISLMERLPDTTGLKNEVIIQKGHAVNYGAPVATMIRLGGGKPVEVGYSNQVFKEHIEEAINENTVALMYVKSHHCVQKSMVTLEDMIEIAHRNNLPILVDAAAEEDITKYYKLGADLVVYSGAKAIEATTSGFVTGKKEYIAYAKAQYKGIGRAMKVGKENIMGLLKALDIYVNKDKEKELKCQKEIVNYLVKEINEIRGLEAQVTVDEAGRTIYRAEVKVKQDILGINANEVMKMLSEGNPSIHGRKHRVNLGYITFDPRPMIDGDKEIIVQRLKEIVKER; encoded by the coding sequence ATGAATTGTTATGAAAAAATAGGATTAAAAAGGGTGATAAATGCGTCTGGTAGAATGACAGCATTAGGAGTATCTACATTAAGTGATGAAGTAGCAGAAGCTTCCAAAAACGGAGGGCAAAATTATGTTGTAATTAATTCTTTGATTGATAAAGCTGGTGAAATAATATCCAGTTATACAAAGACAGAAGATTCTTGTGTTACCTCATCTGCATCAGCAGCAATAGCCTTATCTATAGCAGGTTTAATAACTAAGGGAAAGATTTCTTTAATGGAGAGACTTCCGGATACTACTGGACTTAAAAATGAAGTTATAATCCAAAAGGGACATGCTGTAAATTACGGAGCACCAGTAGCTACTATGATAAGACTTGGAGGAGGAAAACCAGTAGAAGTTGGTTACTCTAATCAAGTATTTAAAGAACATATTGAAGAGGCTATAAATGAAAATACAGTAGCACTTATGTATGTAAAATCTCATCATTGTGTTCAAAAATCAATGGTAACTCTAGAGGATATGATAGAAATAGCTCATAGAAACAATTTACCTATACTAGTAGATGCAGCAGCAGAAGAAGATATAACTAAATATTACAAATTAGGAGCTGATTTAGTAGTATATAGTGGAGCTAAAGCTATAGAAGCAACAACTTCAGGTTTTGTTACTGGAAAAAAAGAGTATATTGCTTATGCAAAGGCTCAATATAAAGGTATAGGAAGAGCCATGAAGGTAGGAAAAGAAAATATAATGGGATTGCTTAAGGCTTTAGATATTTACGTAAACAAAGATAAAGAAAAAGAACTAAAATGTCAAAAAGAAATAGTTAATTACTTAGTTAAGGAGATAAATGAGATTAGAGGACTTGAAGCACAGGTTACTGTGGATGAGGCTGGAAGAACAATTTATAGAGCAGAAGTTAAGGTTAAACAAGATATATTAGGAATAAATGCTAATGAAGTCATGAAAATGCTTAGTGAAGGAAATCCATCAATTCATGGAAGAAAACATAGAGTAAATTTAGGATATATAACATTTGACCCTAGACCTATGATAGATGGTGATAAGGAAATAATTGTACAAAGGTTAAAAGAAATAGTAAAGGAGAGATAG